Proteins from one Lachnospiraceae bacterium KGMB03038 genomic window:
- a CDS encoding HAMP domain-containing protein: MKSTLYLKFIIIYIIFAFLSVFTVATLTSTLTSGALVRVTASATYQDANMMATDYLPEYFSDNITLSDVYLQLSGMETHLDAAVWFVDREGNLLSSAQSDGFPSAPASIQDFNPAEAGNSQYLTGDYHGYFQEDVITVIAPVIHGYSPAGYLLIHKSLDDISDIQQILMRAAFITLGVVFLLSFIILLALEFFVYRPLRKITEAATQYASGNLDYEIPVNTEDEMGYLSASLNYMSSQLKDMEDYQKKFVANVSHDFRSPLTSIKGYIEAMADGTIPPEMQKKYLDIILFETERLTDLTHDLLTLNEFDTKNLLLNKEIFDIHEMIKNVAASFEGTCTQRKISIELLFASKHLEVTADKRKIQQVLYNLLDNAIKFSDSDSTVTIETTQRGDKVYISVKDYGIGIPRNALNKIWERFYKTDLSRGKDKKGTGLGLAIVKEAIQAHGENINVVSTEGVGTEFIFTLPKV; the protein is encoded by the coding sequence ATGAAAAGCACACTCTATCTAAAATTCATAATTATATATATTATCTTCGCTTTTCTCAGCGTATTTACAGTAGCTACACTGACTTCCACCCTGACCAGCGGCGCGCTGGTCAGGGTTACGGCCTCCGCCACCTATCAGGATGCCAATATGATGGCCACCGACTATCTGCCGGAATATTTTTCTGATAATATCACCCTCAGCGATGTCTACCTCCAGTTGTCTGGAATGGAGACGCATTTGGACGCGGCTGTCTGGTTCGTTGACCGGGAGGGCAATCTCCTGTCTTCCGCCCAGTCTGACGGGTTTCCTTCCGCTCCCGCGTCAATCCAGGATTTCAATCCCGCGGAAGCTGGAAACTCTCAGTATTTGACCGGGGATTATCACGGATACTTCCAGGAGGATGTGATCACAGTGATCGCTCCTGTCATCCATGGATATTCTCCGGCAGGCTATCTTCTGATCCACAAAAGCCTGGATGACATCAGCGATATCCAGCAGATCCTCATGCGGGCAGCGTTCATTACCCTGGGCGTAGTCTTTCTGCTGTCTTTCATCATCCTGCTGGCTTTGGAATTCTTCGTGTATCGTCCTTTGCGCAAGATCACAGAGGCTGCTACCCAGTATGCCTCCGGCAACCTGGATTATGAAATCCCTGTTAATACAGAAGACGAGATGGGGTATCTGTCCGCTTCTTTGAATTATATGTCTTCTCAGCTCAAAGATATGGAAGATTATCAGAAGAAATTCGTAGCCAATGTATCTCACGATTTCCGTTCTCCTTTGACCTCCATCAAAGGTTATATAGAAGCTATGGCAGATGGAACGATCCCGCCGGAAATGCAGAAAAAATACCTGGACATCATCCTATTTGAGACAGAGCGTCTGACGGATCTGACTCATGATCTTTTAACCTTGAATGAATTTGATACCAAAAATCTCCTTCTAAACAAAGAGATTTTTGATATCCATGAAATGATCAAGAATGTCGCGGCCTCCTTTGAGGGTACCTGCACCCAGAGAAAAATCTCTATCGAGCTTCTTTTTGCCTCTAAGCATCTGGAAGTGACCGCGGATAAACGAAAGATCCAGCAGGTCCTCTATAATCTTCTGGACAATGCCATTAAATTCAGTGATTCAGATTCCACCGTTACCATCGAGACCACACAGCGGGGTGACAAAGTGTATATCTCCGTCAAAGATTACGGCATTGGAATTCCCCGGAATGCTTTGAACAAGATCTGGGAACGCTTTTACAAAACGGATCTTTCCAGAGGGAAAGATAAAAAGGGCACCGGCCTTGGGCTTGCCATTGTTAAGGAAGCCATCCAGGCCCATGGAGAAAATATCAATGTGGTCAGTACCGAGGGGGTAGGTACAGAATTTATCTTCACCCTCCCCAAAGTCTGA
- a CDS encoding FadR family transcriptional regulator — MTVEKMSPTYKKDNIRLLRRYLGLTQKEFISQFLSSEDGKESMSIATLSNLESKGGARLSEVVLAVAENLSIDSMAFSMPPEEFAEQLEVILPGDGESDQIRKNAEKKGNINRLLYRLTMYFSEQLLEKKLKKGDKIESDRVLAQKMDVGRSAIREALKVLDVLGMIDIHPGQGTYISSSETNFFIIPLSWSLFLNGNQTEDIITVRNILEVKAAQLAAACSRDDRLGRLYDSSYKIHKAYMERNYKEFLDGDLEFHICIAECSGNQVIYSMIQTISNLTRRISGSGMVDEEQLKEIYEEHQRIYGFILAHDSIGAGKAMQAHLDKSLRRYNYR; from the coding sequence ATGACGGTTGAGAAGATGAGCCCCACATATAAGAAAGATAATATCCGGCTGCTGAGACGTTATCTTGGATTGACTCAGAAAGAGTTTATCAGCCAATTTCTGTCCAGCGAGGATGGAAAAGAAAGCATGAGCATCGCTACGCTGTCGAATCTGGAATCCAAGGGCGGCGCCCGTTTGAGCGAGGTAGTCCTTGCGGTAGCGGAGAATCTGTCGATTGATTCCATGGCTTTCTCCATGCCGCCGGAAGAATTCGCGGAACAGCTGGAAGTGATCCTGCCGGGAGACGGGGAGTCGGACCAGATCCGCAAAAACGCGGAGAAGAAAGGAAATATCAACCGCCTGTTATACCGTCTGACTATGTATTTCTCAGAACAGCTTCTGGAGAAAAAGCTGAAAAAAGGTGATAAGATAGAATCCGACCGGGTACTGGCCCAGAAGATGGACGTAGGCCGGTCGGCTATCCGCGAAGCCTTGAAGGTACTTGATGTACTCGGAATGATTGATATTCATCCGGGACAAGGTACGTATATCAGCAGCAGCGAGACCAATTTCTTTATCATCCCGTTGTCCTGGTCCTTGTTCCTGAATGGAAATCAGACAGAGGATATCATTACAGTCCGCAATATCTTGGAGGTAAAGGCGGCGCAGCTTGCGGCCGCGTGCAGCAGAGATGACAGGCTGGGAAGGCTGTATGACAGTTCCTATAAGATCCACAAGGCGTATATGGAACGGAATTACAAGGAATTCCTGGACGGCGATCTGGAGTTCCACATCTGCATCGCGGAATGTTCCGGCAATCAGGTGATCTACAGTATGATCCAGACCATCAGCAATCTGACCCGGCGTATCAGCGGCAGCGGAATGGTGGACGAGGAACAGCTAAAGGAGATCTACGAGGAACACCAGCGGATCTATGGTTTTATCCTGGCTCACGATTCCATCGGAGCCGGGAAGGCGATGCAGGCGCATTTGGATAAGTCTTTGCGCAGGTACAATTATAGGTAG
- a CDS encoding DNA-directed RNA polymerase subunit beta: MEKNRIRPIKSGKSSRMSYSRQKEVLQMPNLIEVQKDSYQWFLDEGLKEVFDDISPIADYSGHLSLEFVDFTLCEDDVKYSIEECKERDATYAAPLKVRVRLHNKETDEINEHEIFMGDLPLMTSTGTFVINGAERVIVSQLVRSPGIYYAITHDKLGKKLYSCTVIPNRGAWLEYETDSNDVFYVRVDRTRKVPITVLIRALGIGTNPEIVELFGEEPKILASFEKDAATNYQEGLLELYKKIRPGEPLAVDSAESLITSMFFDPRRYDLAKVGRYKFNKKLMFRNRIAGHVLAEDVASPLTGEILAEAGTKVTRELADIIQNSAVPFVWIERPEEERSIKVLSNMMVDLQSVVDIDPKEVGVTELVYYPVLAGILEETAGDVDELKEAIRRDIHDLIPKHITKEDILASINYNMHLEYGLGNDDDIDHLGNRRIRAVGELLQNQYRIGLSRLERVVRERMTTQDLEGISPQSLINIKPVTAAVKEFFGSSQLSQFMDQNNPLGELTHKRRLSALGPGGLSRDRAGFEVRDVHYSHYGRMCPIETPEGPNIGLINSLACYARINQYGFVEAPYRKIDHSDPENPVVTDEVVYMTADEEDNYHVAQANEPLDADGHFVHKNVSGRYREETQEYERKMFDYMDVSPKMVFSVATALIPFLENDDANRALMGSNMQRQAVPLLMTEAPVVGTGMEEKAAVDSGVCVIAEEDGVVERSTSIEIHIRQNDGNLKKYKLAKFVRSNQSNCYNQRPIVFKGDKVKAGDVIADGPSTSNGEMALGKNPLIGFMTWEGYNYEDAVLLSERLVQDDVYTSVHIEEYEAESRDTKLGPEEITRDIPGVGDDALKNLDERGIIRIGAEVRAGDILVGKVTPKGETELTAEERLLRAIFGEKAREVRDTSLKVPHGEYGIVVDAKVFTRENGDELSPGVNQSVRIYIAQKRKISVGDKMAGRHGNKGVVSRVLPVEDMPFLPNGRPLDIVLNPLGVPSRMNIGQVLEIHLSLAAKALGFNISTPVFDGADENDIMDTLDLANDYVNLSWEEFEAKHKEELLPEVLQYLYDNRDHRKLWKGVPISRDGKVRLRDGRTGEYFDSPVTIGHMHYLKLHHLVDDKIHARSTGPYSLVTQQPLGGKAQFGGQRFGEMEVWALEAYGASYTLQEILTVKSDDVVGRVKTYEAIIKGENIPEPGIPESFKVLLKELQSLGLDVRVLRDDNTEVEIMETVDMGETDFRSLIEGDKKYGREDNLGEHGYTEQEFQNEQLVDVEEEAEEDEFEIEFEETDDFAYNDFSDNE, translated from the coding sequence ATGGAGAAAAACAGAATTCGTCCTATCAAAAGCGGAAAAAGTTCACGCATGAGCTATTCCAGGCAGAAAGAAGTTCTTCAGATGCCTAATTTGATCGAAGTCCAGAAGGATTCTTATCAGTGGTTTCTGGATGAAGGATTAAAAGAAGTATTTGATGATATTTCTCCCATCGCTGATTACAGCGGTCATCTGAGTCTGGAATTTGTTGATTTTACCCTGTGTGAGGATGACGTAAAGTACTCGATCGAGGAATGTAAGGAGCGCGATGCCACCTATGCGGCGCCTTTGAAAGTAAGGGTAAGGCTCCACAACAAAGAGACGGATGAAATCAACGAACATGAGATCTTTATGGGCGATCTGCCGCTGATGACCAGCACAGGAACCTTTGTGATCAATGGCGCGGAGCGTGTCATTGTAAGTCAGCTTGTGCGTTCGCCGGGAATCTACTATGCGATCACACATGACAAGCTGGGAAAGAAGCTGTATTCATGTACGGTCATCCCAAACCGCGGCGCGTGGCTGGAATATGAGACTGACTCCAATGACGTTTTTTATGTGCGTGTAGATAGAACCAGAAAGGTGCCGATCACGGTGCTGATCCGTGCTCTTGGAATCGGTACGAACCCAGAGATCGTAGAATTATTCGGAGAAGAGCCGAAGATCCTGGCAAGCTTTGAGAAAGACGCGGCTACCAATTACCAGGAAGGACTTCTGGAACTGTATAAGAAGATCCGTCCGGGAGAGCCTTTGGCGGTGGACAGCGCGGAAAGCCTGATCACCAGCATGTTCTTTGACCCAAGGCGGTATGACCTTGCCAAAGTGGGACGGTACAAATTCAACAAGAAGCTGATGTTCCGCAACCGCATCGCGGGCCATGTGCTTGCGGAAGATGTGGCAAGCCCTCTTACCGGCGAGATCCTTGCAGAAGCGGGGACAAAAGTGACAAGAGAATTGGCGGACATCATCCAGAATTCGGCGGTTCCGTTTGTGTGGATCGAAAGACCGGAAGAAGAGCGCAGCATCAAAGTGCTTTCTAATATGATGGTGGACCTGCAGTCTGTCGTAGATATTGATCCCAAGGAAGTAGGCGTGACAGAACTGGTATATTATCCAGTGCTGGCCGGAATCCTGGAAGAGACGGCAGGAGATGTTGATGAGCTGAAAGAAGCGATCCGCAGAGATATCCACGACCTGATCCCGAAACACATTACGAAGGAAGACATCCTTGCTTCTATTAACTATAATATGCATTTGGAGTATGGACTTGGCAATGATGATGATATCGATCATCTTGGAAACCGGCGGATCCGCGCTGTCGGCGAACTCCTGCAGAATCAGTATCGGATCGGCCTTTCCCGTTTGGAAAGAGTAGTCCGTGAGAGAATGACCACCCAGGACCTGGAGGGAATCTCCCCGCAGTCCCTGATCAACATTAAGCCAGTAACGGCGGCGGTGAAGGAATTCTTTGGTTCCTCCCAGCTGTCCCAGTTTATGGATCAGAATAACCCGCTGGGTGAGCTGACGCACAAGAGACGTCTCTCCGCCCTTGGACCGGGAGGTCTGTCCAGAGACCGGGCCGGATTCGAGGTGCGTGACGTACACTATTCCCACTATGGAAGAATGTGTCCGATCGAGACGCCGGAAGGTCCCAACATCGGTCTGATCAACTCACTGGCATGCTACGCAAGGATCAATCAGTATGGATTCGTGGAGGCTCCGTACCGCAAGATCGATCACTCTGATCCGGAGAACCCGGTGGTTACCGATGAAGTTGTATATATGACGGCGGACGAAGAAGATAATTACCATGTGGCTCAGGCCAACGAGCCTTTGGATGCGGATGGACATTTTGTCCATAAGAACGTTTCAGGACGTTACCGGGAAGAGACGCAGGAATACGAGAGGAAAATGTTCGATTATATGGACGTTTCCCCGAAGATGGTCTTCTCTGTGGCGACAGCATTGATCCCCTTCCTGGAAAATGACGATGCCAACCGTGCCCTGATGGGTTCCAACATGCAGCGTCAGGCAGTGCCGCTTCTGATGACCGAGGCTCCGGTAGTAGGAACAGGTATGGAAGAAAAGGCTGCTGTGGACTCCGGCGTATGCGTGATCGCGGAGGAGGACGGCGTGGTAGAGCGCTCTACTTCCATAGAGATCCACATCCGTCAAAACGACGGCAATCTTAAGAAATATAAACTGGCGAAATTCGTCAGAAGCAACCAGAGCAACTGTTATAACCAGAGACCGATCGTATTCAAGGGAGATAAGGTAAAAGCCGGCGACGTGATCGCGGACGGTCCTTCTACCTCCAATGGAGAGATGGCCCTTGGAAAGAATCCGCTGATCGGTTTCATGACCTGGGAAGGTTATAACTACGAGGATGCGGTCCTGCTCAGTGAAAGACTGGTGCAGGATGACGTGTACACCTCTGTGCATATCGAGGAATACGAGGCAGAGTCCCGTGATACCAAGCTTGGGCCGGAAGAGATCACCCGGGATATCCCAGGCGTAGGCGACGACGCCCTTAAGAACTTAGACGAGCGGGGAATCATCCGCATCGGAGCAGAAGTACGTGCCGGGGACATCCTGGTAGGAAAAGTGACGCCGAAGGGCGAGACAGAGCTGACCGCGGAAGAGAGACTCTTAAGAGCGATCTTCGGAGAGAAGGCCAGAGAAGTCAGAGACACATCTTTGAAAGTGCCTCATGGAGAATATGGAATCGTTGTGGACGCAAAAGTTTTCACCAGGGAAAATGGAGACGAACTGTCTCCAGGCGTCAATCAGTCTGTGCGTATCTATATCGCCCAGAAGAGAAAGATCTCTGTAGGAGATAAGATGGCCGGACGTCACGGAAATAAAGGTGTTGTTTCCCGTGTGCTTCCGGTGGAGGATATGCCGTTCCTGCCAAACGGACGGCCTCTGGATATCGTGCTGAACCCGCTGGGCGTGCCTTCTCGTATGAATATCGGGCAGGTGCTGGAAATCCATCTGTCCCTGGCGGCAAAAGCCCTTGGATTCAACATTTCCACCCCGGTTTTCGATGGGGCGGATGAGAATGATATCATGGATACCCTGGATCTGGCCAATGACTATGTAAACTTAAGCTGGGAAGAGTTTGAGGCAAAACATAAAGAAGAACTTCTTCCTGAAGTGCTGCAGTATCTCTATGATAACCGGGATCACAGAAAACTCTGGAAAGGCGTTCCGATCTCCAGAGATGGAAAAGTGCGCTTGAGAGACGGACGTACGGGTGAATACTTCGACAGTCCGGTCACCATTGGACACATGCATTACCTGAAGCTGCACCACCTGGTTGACGATAAGATCCATGCCCGTTCCACAGGACCGTACTCTCTGGTAACCCAGCAGCCGCTGGGAGGAAAAGCCCAGTTTGGAGGACAGCGTTTTGGAGAAATGGAGGTGTGGGCTCTGGAGGCATACGGAGCATCTTACACCTTGCAGGAGATCCTGACCGTGAAGTCCGACGACGTAGTGGGACGTGTGAAGACCTACGAGGCGATCATCAAGGGAGAGAACATCCCAGAACCAGGAATCCCAGAATCCTTCAAGGTACTGCTCAAAGAGCTGCAGTCCTTAGGATTGGATGTGCGTGTCCTGCGTGATGATAATACAGAAGTAGAGATCATGGAAACGGTAGATATGGGTGAAACCGATTTCCGTTCCCTGATCGAAGGCGATAAGAAATACGGCAGAGAGGACAACCTGGGAGAGCATGGCTACACCGAGCAGGAATTCCAGAATGAACAGCTTGTGGATGTAGAAGAAGAGGCTGAAGAAGACGAGTTCGAGATCGAATTCGAAGAAACTGATGATTTCGCATATAATGATTTTTCAGATAACGAATAG
- a CDS encoding zinc ribbon domain-containing protein, giving the protein MKCKFCGHETTEGDKFCGNCGKPVGPAAPTPPIQRRKETSGKIGKKEKIIILGGVIGVLILGIIVTASIHNHNQWERQAQEQAKREKETQEYYEKSSEEYEQAEAEFQKRMQFPENQESTAVMKELQGTWHSISTDDDRSLTFEETNTFSGYTEDRDYINGQYKIDTEANIIYLIFETRSAASSYDNMDEYINEATDQVYYGYTQEGELILEYDNRKFRNLVVR; this is encoded by the coding sequence ATGAAATGTAAGTTTTGCGGACACGAGACAACAGAAGGAGATAAGTTTTGCGGGAACTGCGGAAAACCGGTTGGACCTGCCGCTCCCACACCTCCAATTCAGAGAAGAAAAGAAACATCCGGCAAAATAGGAAAGAAGGAAAAAATAATTATTCTCGGCGGTGTGATCGGCGTTTTGATTCTGGGGATTATAGTAACGGCTAGTATCCATAACCATAATCAGTGGGAGAGGCAGGCGCAGGAACAAGCAAAAAGGGAGAAAGAAACACAGGAATATTATGAAAAGTCATCAGAAGAATACGAACAGGCGGAAGCAGAATTCCAGAAAAGAATGCAGTTCCCGGAAAATCAGGAAAGTACAGCGGTCATGAAGGAGCTGCAGGGAACATGGCACTCGATATCTACAGATGACGATCGAAGCCTTACTTTTGAAGAAACAAATACATTTTCTGGTTATACAGAGGATAGGGATTACATAAACGGACAGTACAAGATCGATACGGAGGCGAATATAATCTATCTGATTTTTGAAACCAGAAGCGCCGCTTCTTCTTATGACAATATGGATGAATATATCAATGAAGCCACCGATCAGGTCTATTATGGATATACTCAGGAGGGAGAACTTATATTGGAGTATGATAATAGGAAGTTTCGTAATCTTGTTGTAAGATAA
- the rpoC gene encoding DNA-directed RNA polymerase subunit beta' yields MPENNREQTYQPMTFDAIKIGLASPEKILEWSRGEVTKPETINYRTLKPEKDGLFCERIFGPSKDWECHCGKYKKIRYKGVVCDRCGVEVTKSSVRRERMGHIALAAPVSHIWYFKGIPSRMGLILDLSPRTLEKVLYFASYIVLDKGETDLQYKQVLSEQEYQEARESWGGAFRVGMGAEAIQELLRAIDLDKEYTELQEGLKGATGQKRARIVKRLEVVEAFRESGNKPEWMIMTNIPVIPPDLRPMVQLDGGRFATSDLNDLYRRIINRNNRLKRLLELGAPDIIVRNEKRMLQEAVDALIDNGRRGRPVTGPGNRALKSLSDMLKGKSGRFRQNLLGKRVDYSGRSVIVVGPELKIYQCGLPKEMAIELFKPFVMKELVQNGTAHNIKNAKKMVERLQPEVWDVLEEVIKEHPVMLNRAPTLHRLGIQAFEPILVEGKAIKLHPLVCTAYNADFDGDQMAVHLPLSVEAQAECRFLLLSPNNLLKPSDGGPVAVPSQDMVLGIYYLTQERPGALGEGKSFRNVNEAILAYENGALTLHSRIKVRVTKTMADGTEKSAIIESTLGRFLFNEIIPQDLGFVDREVEGNELLLEVDFHVGKKQLKQILEKVINTHGSTATAEVLDAVKSIGYKYSTRAAMTVSISDMTVPPQKPEMIQKAQDTVDRITKNYKRGLITEEERYKEVVETWKATDDALTEALLTGLDKYNNIYMMADSGARGSDKQIKQLAGMRGLMADTTGRTIELPIKSNFREGLDVLEYFMSAHGARKGLSDTALRTADSGYLTRRLVDVSQELIIHERDCVEKGEEIPGMYVKAFLDGNEEIESLQERITGRYLCEDIKDKDGNVLVKANHMVTPRRAELIMKKGVDENGEPLKKIKIRTILTCRSHNGICAKCYGANMATGEPVQVGEAVGIIAAQSIGEPGTQLTMRTFHTGGVAGDDITQGLPRVEELFEARKPKGLAIITEFAGTATINDTKKKREVIVTNEETGETKAYLIPYGSRIKVTDGAQLEAGDELTEGSVNPHDILKIKGLRAVQDYMLQEVQRVYRLQGVDINDKHIEVIVRQMLKKVRIEDAGDSEFLPGTNVDILEFEDMNKKLEEEGKEPATGEQIMLGITKASLATNSFLSAASFQETTKVLTEAAIKGKIDPLVGLKENVIIGKHIPAGTGMRKYQDIRLESEESLNNEEAYLDLESDYEDAEIAMTDLEDNLQESVPETEQALEDSPELVES; encoded by the coding sequence ATGCCAGAAAATAACAGGGAACAAACGTATCAGCCAATGACCTTTGACGCGATCAAGATCGGTTTGGCATCACCTGAGAAGATTTTGGAGTGGTCCAGAGGAGAGGTTACAAAACCGGAGACCATTAACTATAGGACCTTGAAACCAGAGAAAGACGGTCTGTTCTGCGAGCGTATCTTTGGACCCAGCAAAGACTGGGAGTGCCACTGCGGAAAGTACAAGAAGATCCGCTATAAAGGCGTAGTCTGCGACCGATGCGGCGTAGAGGTGACCAAATCCAGCGTGCGCCGGGAACGGATGGGGCATATTGCCCTTGCGGCTCCGGTGTCACATATCTGGTACTTTAAGGGAATTCCAAGCCGTATGGGACTGATCCTGGATCTTTCCCCAAGAACCTTGGAGAAGGTGCTGTACTTTGCCTCTTATATCGTACTGGATAAAGGAGAGACAGACCTTCAGTATAAGCAGGTCCTGTCAGAGCAGGAATACCAGGAAGCAAGAGAGAGCTGGGGCGGCGCTTTCCGTGTGGGAATGGGCGCTGAGGCCATCCAGGAGCTTTTGCGGGCCATTGACCTGGATAAAGAATACACAGAATTGCAGGAAGGCTTAAAAGGCGCTACTGGCCAGAAACGTGCCCGTATCGTGAAACGTCTGGAAGTAGTGGAAGCTTTCCGTGAGTCCGGCAACAAACCGGAGTGGATGATCATGACCAATATCCCGGTCATCCCGCCGGATCTGCGGCCCATGGTACAGTTGGACGGCGGACGTTTCGCCACCAGCGACTTAAATGACCTGTACCGTCGGATCATCAACCGCAATAACCGTCTGAAACGCCTGCTGGAGCTGGGCGCGCCGGACATTATCGTAAGAAATGAGAAGAGAATGCTTCAGGAGGCGGTAGACGCTCTGATCGACAACGGCCGTCGGGGCCGTCCGGTCACTGGCCCAGGAAACCGGGCGCTGAAGTCTCTTTCCGACATGCTGAAGGGAAAATCCGGACGTTTCCGTCAGAACCTGCTTGGAAAACGTGTGGATTATTCCGGACGTTCTGTTATCGTGGTAGGACCGGAGCTGAAGATCTATCAGTGCGGTCTGCCTAAAGAGATGGCGATCGAGCTGTTCAAGCCCTTCGTTATGAAAGAGCTGGTACAGAATGGAACCGCTCACAATATCAAAAACGCTAAGAAGATGGTAGAAAGACTTCAGCCAGAGGTATGGGATGTGCTGGAGGAAGTGATCAAGGAGCACCCGGTTATGCTGAACCGTGCCCCTACGCTGCATCGTCTGGGTATCCAAGCGTTTGAGCCGATTCTGGTAGAGGGTAAGGCGATCAAGCTGCATCCGCTGGTATGTACAGCGTACAACGCAGACTTTGACGGAGACCAGATGGCGGTGCATCTGCCGCTGTCCGTAGAAGCCCAGGCAGAATGCCGGTTCCTTCTGCTGTCTCCGAATAACCTGCTGAAACCTTCTGACGGAGGTCCGGTGGCAGTTCCGTCACAGGACATGGTACTGGGAATCTATTATCTGACCCAGGAGCGTCCGGGAGCGCTGGGAGAAGGAAAATCCTTCCGCAACGTAAATGAAGCGATCTTAGCCTATGAGAACGGAGCTTTGACACTGCACTCCAGGATCAAAGTAAGAGTGACCAAGACCATGGCGGATGGAACAGAGAAATCTGCGATCATCGAGTCTACCTTGGGAAGATTCCTCTTTAACGAGATCATTCCTCAGGATCTTGGATTTGTAGACCGTGAGGTAGAAGGAAATGAACTGCTTCTGGAAGTAGACTTCCATGTAGGAAAGAAACAGCTGAAGCAGATCCTGGAAAAGGTCATCAACACGCATGGTTCCACAGCTACGGCGGAAGTGCTGGATGCGGTGAAATCCATCGGTTACAAATATTCTACGAGAGCTGCTATGACGGTATCCATTTCTGATATGACGGTGCCGCCGCAGAAACCGGAGATGATCCAGAAGGCTCAGGATACGGTAGACCGGATCACCAAGAACTATAAGCGTGGTCTGATCACAGAAGAAGAGCGTTACAAAGAAGTGGTAGAGACCTGGAAAGCAACAGACGATGCTTTGACAGAAGCGCTGCTTACCGGACTTGACAAATACAACAATATTTATATGATGGCGGACTCCGGAGCCCGTGGTTCCGACAAGCAGATCAAACAGTTGGCGGGTATGCGCGGACTGATGGCAGATACCACAGGACGTACCATTGAGCTGCCGATCAAGTCCAACTTCCGTGAAGGTCTGGACGTACTGGAATACTTCATGTCTGCCCACGGAGCCAGAAAGGGACTTTCCGATACGGCTCTTCGTACCGCCGACTCCGGTTATCTGACAAGACGTCTGGTAGACGTTTCTCAGGAGCTGATCATCCATGAGAGAGACTGTGTGGAGAAGGGCGAAGAGATTCCGGGTATGTATGTGAAAGCGTTCCTGGATGGAAACGAAGAGATCGAAAGCCTGCAGGAGAGAATCACAGGGCGGTATCTGTGCGAGGATATCAAAGACAAAGACGGCAACGTATTGGTAAAAGCCAACCATATGGTAACACCAAGACGCGCGGAACTGATCATGAAGAAAGGCGTGGATGAAAACGGCGAGCCATTAAAGAAGATCAAGATCCGTACCATCCTGACCTGCCGTTCCCACAATGGAATCTGCGCAAAGTGTTATGGCGCCAACATGGCTACCGGAGAACCGGTGCAGGTTGGTGAGGCGGTTGGAATCATTGCCGCCCAGTCCATTGGCGAGCCCGGGACTCAGCTTACCATGCGTACCTTCCATACCGGCGGCGTGGCAGGAGACGATATCACACAGGGTCTTCCCCGTGTAGAAGAGCTGTTTGAGGCGAGAAAGCCGAAAGGTCTGGCGATTATCACAGAATTCGCCGGCACGGCTACGATCAATGATACAAAGAAAAAGCGCGAGGTCATTGTTACTAACGAAGAGACGGGAGAGACCAAAGCGTACCTGATCCCTTACGGATCTCGGATCAAAGTGACGGACGGCGCCCAGCTTGAGGCCGGCGACGAGCTGACCGAAGGAAGCGTCAATCCGCATGATATCCTGAAGATCAAGGGCTTGAGGGCAGTACAGGATTACATGCTTCAGGAAGTACAGCGTGTATATCGTCTCCAGGGTGTAGACATCAATGACAAGCACATTGAGGTTATCGTACGGCAGATGCTGAAGAAAGTCCGTATTGAGGATGCGGGAGATTCTGAATTCCTGCCGGGAACCAATGTTGATATCCTGGAATTCGAGGACATGAATAAGAAATTGGAGGAAGAAGGGAAAGAACCAGCCACAGGCGAGCAGATCATGCTTGGTATCACCAAGGCTTCTCTTGCAACCAATTCCTTCCTGTCGGCGGCATCCTTCCAGGAAACCACTAAGGTCTTAACAGAAGCGGCGATCAAAGGGAAAATTGATCCGCTGGTAGGCCTGAAGGAAAATGTAATCATCGGAAAGCACATTCCAGCCGGAACTGGTATGAGAAAATACCAAGACATCCGTCTGGAAAGCGAGGAATCACTGAACAATGAGGAAGCTTATTTGGATCTGGAAAGCGATTATGAGGATGCAGAGATCGCGATGACAGATCTGGAGGATAATCTTCAGGAAAGTGTTCCGGAGACGGAACAGGCGTTGGAGGATTCGCCGGAGTTGGTTGAGAGCTAA